A genomic segment from Arcobacter acticola encodes:
- a CDS encoding MFS transporter, with protein MFFFNLSAFYFFYFAAVGVYIIFLPKVLHDIGYSTFDIGIVFALAPLMRFITPFLFLKHVKLDQNMFKSALFLSVISSALFYLTIDNFYLFVINNALLGACLSLILPYLEVTAISTLGKEKYGKSRLYGSIGFMFISLVLAKFLSEPYIAIHYYLFLNVATVTFALLLLKFDVEHKITQEKESFSFFKYWPFWLSLFFMQMSFGGFYNFFTIYETAHGISLEMTSYLWSFGVICEILVFYFQAPLLKNNLLTIIKICVAITVGRWLLLYIYPDSLTVTFFTQSLHAFSFGLYHSSVIIYLYTLYENKKLAQQFMYGVAYGLGGFIGALVAGAVYGEYLFLYSALFSLISLITLFFVRKNQIL; from the coding sequence ATGTTCTTTTTTAATCTCTCTGCATTTTATTTTTTTTACTTTGCAGCTGTTGGTGTATATATAATATTTTTACCAAAGGTACTTCACGATATTGGTTACAGTACTTTTGATATAGGTATAGTTTTTGCTCTTGCACCACTTATGAGATTTATAACTCCATTTTTATTTCTAAAACATGTTAAACTTGATCAAAATATGTTTAAATCTGCCCTATTCTTATCTGTGATTTCATCAGCATTATTTTATTTAACAATTGATAATTTTTATTTATTTGTAATTAACAATGCATTATTAGGAGCTTGTTTATCATTAATTTTACCATATCTTGAAGTAACAGCAATTTCTACTTTAGGAAAAGAAAAATATGGAAAATCTAGACTTTACGGCTCAATTGGATTTATGTTTATTTCTTTGGTTTTAGCAAAATTCCTATCAGAACCATATATTGCGATTCACTATTACTTATTTTTAAATGTTGCTACAGTTACTTTTGCATTACTTTTATTAAAATTTGATGTTGAGCATAAAATAACACAAGAAAAAGAATCTTTTTCATTTTTTAAATATTGGCCTTTTTGGTTAAGTTTATTTTTTATGCAAATGAGTTTTGGAGGTTTTTATAATTTCTTCACTATTTATGAAACTGCACATGGTATAAGCCTGGAGATGACTTCTTATCTTTGGTCATTTGGTGTTATATGTGAGATCTTGGTTTTTTATTTTCAAGCACCACTTTTAAAAAATAATCTTCTTACAATAATAAAAATTTGTGTTGCAATAACTGTAGGTCGATGGCTTTTGTTGTATATTTATCCAGACTCTTTAACTGTGACATTTTTTACTCAATCACTTCATGCATTTTCATTTGGACTTTATCACAGTTCTGTAATTATTTATCTATATACTTTATATGAAAATAAAAAATTAGCACAACAGTTTATGTATGGAGTTGCCTATGGACTGGGTGGTTTTATAGGTGCTTTAGTTGCAGGAGCTGTTTATGGAGAATACCTATTCTTATATAGTGCCTTATTTTCTTTGATTTCTTTGATTACTTTATTTTTTGTAAGGAAAAATCAAATTTTGTAG
- a CDS encoding thiamine-phosphate pyrophosphorylase has translation MNQSYLRLIDANLNRLREGIRVVEDIFRYVYNDKQTALKLKELRHKARTNNYNELLETRDVKNDVLRASIKSEQNRSDMNSILIANFKRAQESSRVLEEFCKLISIEDSETFKYIRYELYNLEIVLTKITSNSK, from the coding sequence ATGAATCAATCTTACTTAAGACTTATCGATGCTAATCTAAACAGACTACGTGAAGGAATTCGTGTTGTTGAAGATATATTTAGATACGTATATAACGATAAACAAACTGCCCTTAAACTAAAAGAGCTTAGACATAAAGCTAGAACTAATAACTACAATGAATTACTAGAAACAAGAGATGTTAAAAATGATGTTTTACGAGCTTCAATTAAAAGTGAACAAAATAGAAGTGATATGAACTCAATATTAATTGCTAATTTTAAAAGAGCTCAAGAGAGTTCACGAGTTTTGGAAGAGTTTTGTAAACTAATATCTATAGAAGATAGTGAAACCTTTAAATATATTAGATATGAGCTTTATAACTTAGAGATTGTTTTAACAAAAATTACTTCAAATTCCAAATAA
- a CDS encoding polysaccharide deacetylase family protein → MKYFLLICLSYFYVQANSHIFVYHRFGDEKHHSTNTTLKELEKEFEYFKSNNYKVVTVSQISEKLKNGEEIPDNWIAFSIDDAYKSFYTNAIEIFKKYNYPFSLYVYVEATEKKYPDFMTWEEIKDASKYGEISLHSYGHKHLTKLSDDKIFEDTKKAYDIFVEKLGFKPKGYTYPYGEYDQRVKEVVKRFNFEYIANQNNGSVNNKSDIYDLNRIALVGDVNLEEKLKYNTLEATWIEPKVYPKDGRLKHVKVQVDPGIKNAKLFISSYGWQDIKVKNGIIDIKLDKKLNLNRNRVAISTDYYTISNKLLIK, encoded by the coding sequence ATGAAGTATTTCTTACTTATTTGTCTTAGCTATTTTTATGTTCAAGCTAATTCACATATTTTTGTATATCATCGTTTCGGAGATGAAAAACATCACAGTACAAATACGACTTTAAAAGAGTTAGAAAAAGAGTTTGAATACTTTAAATCTAATAACTATAAAGTTGTAACTGTTTCACAAATATCAGAAAAACTAAAAAATGGTGAAGAAATACCTGATAACTGGATAGCTTTTAGCATTGATGATGCATATAAAAGTTTTTATACTAATGCTATCGAAATATTCAAAAAATATAACTACCCTTTTTCACTTTATGTTTATGTTGAAGCTACTGAAAAAAAATATCCTGATTTTATGACTTGGGAAGAAATAAAAGATGCATCTAAATATGGTGAAATATCTTTACACTCTTATGGACATAAACACCTAACAAAATTATCAGATGATAAAATTTTTGAAGATACAAAAAAAGCTTACGATATCTTTGTTGAAAAATTAGGATTTAAACCTAAGGGATATACTTATCCTTATGGGGAATATGATCAAAGAGTAAAAGAAGTAGTCAAAAGATTTAATTTTGAATATATAGCAAATCAAAATAATGGTTCTGTAAATAATAAAAGTGATATTTATGACTTAAATAGAATTGCACTTGTTGGTGATGTTAATTTAGAAGAAAAGTTAAAATACAATACATTAGAAGCTACTTGGATAGAACCCAAAGTTTATCCAAAAGACGGTAGGCTAAAACATGTGAAAGTTCAAGTTGATCCTGGTATAAAAAATGCAAAATTATTTATATCAAGCTATGGTTGGCAGGATATCAAAGTTAAAAATGGTATAATTGACATCAAATTAGATAAAAAACTAAATTTAAATAGAAATAGAGTAGCCATTAGTACTGATTACTATACTATTTCAAATAAACTATTAATCAAATAA
- a CDS encoding DUF475 domain-containing protein: protein MAFLGFTQGGLESSLDFLWLTLVLILMEISLSFDNAIVNASILKNWNAFWKKIFLTVGILIAVFGMRLLFPLLIVAFTTNLSIIEVWSLALNDPEQYSQKLVSHHVEVSAFGSMFLLLVFLNFLFDDGRKIYWIGRFEQKLANFGKTKFISYLVSLISLFSFSLIIEDARMMDFIIAGLWGIGVYLTIHLMTHFLENSGENLKDLIKSGSIAGFIYLEILDASFSFDGVIGAFAITKDIIIIMVGLGVGAMFVRSMTIYLVEKGTLNEYVFLEHGAHYAIGILAFIMLLNIKYHIPEAITGLIGISFILLSLYSSIKYNKR, encoded by the coding sequence ATGGCATTCTTAGGCTTTACACAAGGAGGTTTAGAGTCGTCTCTAGATTTCCTATGGCTAACACTTGTTTTAATCCTTATGGAGATATCTCTCTCTTTTGATAATGCTATTGTAAATGCATCTATATTAAAAAATTGGAATGCTTTTTGGAAAAAGATATTTTTAACAGTTGGTATATTAATTGCTGTATTTGGAATGCGACTTTTATTTCCATTATTAATAGTTGCTTTTACTACAAATTTATCCATAATCGAAGTATGGTCTCTTGCATTAAATGATCCCGAACAGTATTCTCAAAAGCTAGTTTCTCATCACGTAGAAGTTTCAGCATTTGGTAGTATGTTTTTACTTCTTGTTTTTCTAAATTTTTTGTTTGATGATGGAAGAAAGATTTATTGGATAGGTAGGTTTGAGCAAAAACTTGCAAACTTTGGTAAAACAAAATTTATATCTTATCTTGTCTCTTTAATCTCATTATTTTCTTTTTCACTTATTATTGAAGATGCAAGAATGATGGACTTTATAATCGCTGGACTTTGGGGAATTGGTGTTTATTTAACAATCCATTTAATGACTCATTTCTTAGAAAACAGTGGTGAGAATCTTAAAGACCTCATAAAATCAGGTAGTATTGCTGGATTTATATATCTTGAAATTCTTGATGCTTCTTTTTCTTTTGATGGAGTAATTGGAGCATTTGCTATAACAAAAGATATTATCATTATTATGGTAGGACTTGGAGTTGGAGCGATGTTTGTCAGATCTATGACTATCTACTTAGTTGAAAAAGGAACTTTAAATGAGTATGTTTTTTTAGAACATGGAGCACATTATGCAATTGGTATTTTAGCTTTTATTATGCTTTTAAATATAAAATACCATATTCCTGAAGCGATAACTGGACTTATTGGTATTTCATTTATTTTATTGTCTTTATACTCTTCAATTAAATATAATAAGAGATAA
- the secG gene encoding preprotein translocase subunit SecG, whose translation MTSTLLIVQFALAIVITIIILLQKSSSIGLGAYSGSNDSLFGAKGPANFLTKATMALGLVFVINTVALGYLYNQERNKSAVDSIKTDSLIPATPITQTEPAAPAAPIAIPVPAVPENK comes from the coding sequence ATGACATCTACACTTTTAATCGTTCAGTTTGCTTTAGCAATTGTAATAACAATAATCATCTTACTTCAAAAAAGTTCAAGCATAGGTCTTGGTGCATATAGTGGAAGTAATGATTCTTTATTTGGTGCTAAAGGTCCGGCAAACTTCTTAACAAAAGCTACAATGGCTTTAGGATTAGTGTTTGTAATAAACACTGTTGCACTTGGTTATTTATATAATCAAGAAAGAAATAAAAGTGCTGTTGATTCAATAAAAACAGACTCTTTAATTCCTGCAACTCCTATTACTCAAACTGAACCAGCTGCTCCTGCTGCTCCAATAGCGATTCCAGTTCCAGCAGTTCCTGAAAATAAATAA
- a CDS encoding RDD family protein, whose amino-acid sequence MSKWRDVKQNRVQNKVVNDSKVKSPKSDLASLGLRLKAFLTDTFLITTPILYIVIYLIMGSGEDFAQNRSLGWGIIFAVHASIILIFWLKNGQTPGLRAYEIKLVDSITKQRVSVIQVLIRYVTTLFAVVSIFLLFLPFFNKDKKTIQDIFSNTIIINDK is encoded by the coding sequence ATGTCTAAATGGAGAGATGTAAAACAAAATAGAGTACAAAACAAAGTAGTTAATGACTCTAAAGTAAAATCACCAAAAAGTGATTTAGCATCTCTTGGCTTACGATTAAAAGCTTTTCTTACAGATACTTTTTTAATCACCACTCCTATACTTTATATAGTTATATATTTAATTATGGGAAGTGGTGAAGACTTTGCTCAAAATAGATCTTTGGGTTGGGGAATTATTTTTGCTGTTCATGCGAGTATAATTTTAATTTTTTGGTTAAAAAATGGACAAACTCCAGGGCTTAGAGCCTATGAAATAAAATTAGTAGATAGTATTACTAAACAAAGAGTATCTGTTATTCAAGTTTTAATTAGATATGTAACTACTTTATTTGCAGTTGTTTCTATTTTCCTACTATTTTTGCCTTTTTTTAATAAAGATAAAAAAACTATTCAAGATATATTTTCAAACACAATTATCATCAATGATAAATGA
- a CDS encoding methyltransferase, giving the protein MSVKNQFSKYAKQYKNHNIIQQIVAKSLVRELKTQAKRILELGCGSGQVYNNISWDIEYYKAIDFSASMCELHPKGKNIEVKCFDFDTQEFLDEIKNDSYDIILSSSALQWSKDLSKIIKQLSMISKEINAVLFTSNTFNKIQEITNTKSPILDEISIKEAFSKYFKCEFETIMYKLEFDNKKDLFDYIKKSGVSGASATLEFKNAKKLYKEYDLNYLEFEVIFVKTISKL; this is encoded by the coding sequence TTGTCAGTTAAGAATCAGTTTTCAAAATACGCGAAGCAATATAAAAATCATAATATCATTCAACAAATTGTTGCAAAGTCATTAGTTAGAGAGTTAAAAACACAAGCAAAAAGAATTCTAGAATTAGGTTGTGGCTCAGGACAAGTTTATAATAACATTTCATGGGATATTGAATATTATAAAGCAATTGATTTTTCAGCTTCAATGTGTGAACTTCATCCAAAAGGTAAAAATATCGAAGTAAAGTGCTTTGATTTTGATACACAAGAATTTTTAGATGAAATTAAAAATGATTCATATGACATAATATTATCTTCATCAGCTTTACAATGGTCAAAAGATTTATCAAAAATCATAAAACAATTATCAATGATTTCAAAAGAAATAAATGCAGTTTTATTTACTTCTAATACTTTTAATAAAATACAAGAAATTACAAATACAAAATCTCCAATCTTAGATGAAATATCAATAAAAGAAGCTTTTAGTAAATATTTTAAATGTGAATTTGAAACAATTATGTATAAATTAGAGTTTGATAATAAAAAAGATCTATTTGATTATATAAAAAAATCAGGTGTAAGTGGTGCAAGTGCAACTTTAGAATTTAAAAATGCAAAAAAATTATATAAAGAGTATGATTTAAATTATTTGGAATTTGAAGTAATTTTTGTTAAAACAATCTCTAAGTTATAA
- the pyrE gene encoding orotate phosphoribosyltransferase, with product MNVAQIYKDAQALLEGHFKLSSGNHSKFYLQSAKVLEDPKTAKLLAEALAAQIKEAGIKVDAVCSPALGGLIAGFALATALDVRFIFAERVEGEMSIRRGFEVKDGENYIICEDIITTGGSALEAAKQVENAGGNIVAYAALANRGFCSRVGSDIEAKDNCKLPLNKPLFALDDFTFEMYSPEDCPMCKEGSIAYKPGSRGN from the coding sequence ATGAACGTAGCACAAATATATAAAGATGCGCAAGCATTATTAGAAGGTCACTTCAAATTAAGTAGTGGAAATCACTCTAAATTTTATTTACAATCAGCAAAAGTTTTAGAAGACCCTAAAACTGCTAAATTATTAGCTGAAGCCTTAGCTGCTCAAATCAAAGAAGCTGGTATCAAAGTTGATGCTGTTTGTTCACCTGCACTTGGTGGATTAATAGCTGGATTTGCACTTGCAACTGCTTTAGATGTAAGATTTATTTTTGCAGAGAGAGTTGAAGGTGAAATGTCAATTAGAAGAGGCTTTGAAGTTAAAGATGGTGAAAACTATATTATCTGTGAAGATATTATAACAACAGGTGGAAGTGCTCTTGAAGCTGCTAAGCAAGTTGAAAATGCAGGTGGAAACATCGTAGCATATGCAGCACTTGCAAACAGAGGATTCTGTTCAAGAGTTGGAAGTGATATTGAAGCTAAAGATAATTGTAAACTACCGCTTAATAAACCACTTTTTGCACTTGATGATTTTACATTTGAGATGTATTCACCTGAAGATTGTCCTATGTGCAAAGAAGGAAGTATTGCTTATAAACCTGGATCAAGAGGAAACTAA
- a CDS encoding mechanosensitive ion channel family protein, producing MKLIFLILFLISNSFAIAIDKSWYEDTNENLTKIYDEQANRISLIKNTAVNEEKEQIDYQLLLLKKLQTLIKQDDTFAFPETIEINSIDSYIKKVKEYIKIDLEYNNKQNEFNDTSKKIEVLIEQISKYTDKNEVQAVNAQLLFAFYTLKNKNNKIAIDAYAEYQKRFKKRLLESIDSLKIETNEELTTEIQKIQSNYEQTIKDQKKILLALDKAIISENTSKIESLNNNIEELKSDKNKIVETLIYLKVEELLPYLKNKKSQYFDLSKNLQTFNIDNGSNYDSLVELFKYLSRERIGVAKSTFADTKESFLDILKYGWTEINNPLIPIGDGVSILAVIKFFLIFIFGFTIAIFYKRKISNAAGYLKNSSPATKTMLANLGYYFLVILTFVFALNSVGIDLSSLTILVGALSVGIGFGLQNIVSNFISGIILIFEKSIQVGNIIEISDQFRGRVTQINMRSSVINTFDNIDIIIPNSTLMQNNVINLTFSDDIRRLHVPFGVAYGTSSDLVIDVILQALSESDLVYIKDDDSKQPKVWMTGMGASSVDFKLLVWINANTNKLGVDSSNMSDFLIFIYKTLQKNNIEIPFPQLDLNIKKPLAEIL from the coding sequence ATGAAATTAATATTTTTAATACTATTTTTAATATCAAACTCTTTTGCTATTGCAATTGACAAAAGTTGGTATGAAGATACAAATGAAAATCTTACGAAAATTTATGATGAGCAAGCAAATAGAATAAGCTTAATTAAAAATACTGCAGTGAATGAAGAAAAGGAACAAATTGATTATCAATTGTTACTATTGAAAAAACTTCAAACTCTAATAAAACAAGATGATACATTCGCTTTTCCTGAAACAATAGAAATAAATTCAATAGATTCTTATATAAAGAAAGTAAAAGAATATATAAAAATTGATTTAGAATATAATAATAAACAAAATGAGTTTAATGATACCTCAAAAAAGATTGAGGTTTTAATTGAACAAATAAGTAAATATACAGATAAGAACGAAGTTCAAGCAGTAAATGCTCAATTACTTTTTGCTTTTTATACTTTGAAAAATAAAAACAATAAAATTGCCATTGATGCTTATGCTGAATATCAAAAAAGATTCAAAAAAAGATTATTAGAAAGTATTGATAGTTTAAAGATTGAAACAAATGAAGAATTAACTACAGAGATTCAAAAAATACAAAGTAATTATGAACAAACTATAAAAGATCAGAAAAAAATACTATTAGCTTTAGACAAAGCAATAATTAGTGAAAATACAAGTAAAATAGAATCTCTTAATAATAATATTGAAGAGTTAAAAAGTGATAAAAATAAAATAGTTGAGACTTTAATTTATTTAAAAGTTGAAGAACTATTACCATATTTAAAAAATAAAAAATCACAGTATTTTGATTTAAGTAAAAATCTACAAACTTTTAATATAGATAATGGTTCAAATTATGATTCATTAGTAGAATTATTTAAATACTTATCAAGAGAACGTATTGGTGTTGCAAAAAGTACCTTTGCAGATACGAAAGAGAGTTTTCTAGATATTCTAAAATATGGTTGGACTGAAATAAATAATCCTTTAATTCCAATAGGAGATGGAGTATCAATTTTAGCTGTTATTAAATTCTTCTTGATCTTTATTTTTGGATTTACTATTGCAATTTTCTATAAAAGAAAAATATCAAATGCCGCAGGATATTTAAAAAATAGTTCACCTGCTACAAAAACAATGCTTGCAAATTTAGGATATTACTTCCTTGTAATCCTAACATTTGTATTTGCATTGAACTCTGTTGGAATTGACTTATCTTCTCTTACAATTCTAGTTGGGGCATTATCAGTTGGTATTGGTTTTGGTTTACAAAATATTGTATCAAACTTTATTTCTGGAATTATTCTTATTTTTGAGAAATCTATTCAAGTTGGAAATATCATAGAAATAAGTGATCAGTTTAGAGGAAGAGTAACTCAAATAAATATGAGAAGTAGTGTTATTAATACTTTCGATAACATTGATATTATTATTCCAAACTCTACTTTAATGCAAAACAATGTGATTAACCTTACATTTTCTGATGATATTAGAAGATTGCATGTACCCTTTGGAGTAGCTTATGGAACAAGTTCTGATTTAGTAATTGATGTTATATTACAGGCTTTATCAGAATCTGATTTAGTTTATATAAAAGATGATGATAGCAAACAGCCAAAAGTTTGGATGACTGGAATGGGAGCTTCTAGTGTTGATTTTAAACTATTAGTTTGGATAAATGCAAATACAAATAAGTTAGGTGTAGATTCATCAAATATGTCTGATTTTTTAATTTTTATTTATAAAACATTACAAAAAAACAATATAGAAATACCATTCCCACAACTTGATTTAAATATAAAGAAACCATTAGCTGAGATACTTTGA
- the frr gene encoding ribosome recycling factor, with amino-acid sequence MLEEIYAQTKDHMEKSIEALKKDYKSLRTGKVNPNILDGVRVDYYGTPTELSQVGSVLSPDATTIVINPWEKNLLGPIDKALQAANIGVNPNNDGEVIKLFFPPMTVDQRQNTAKQAKVMTDNAKVAIRNIRQNSNTKVKNLLKDKEITDDESKRAQDEIQKITDSYVVKADETLKAKEKDILTV; translated from the coding sequence ATGTTAGAAGAAATATATGCTCAAACTAAAGATCATATGGAAAAGTCTATCGAGGCGTTAAAAAAAGATTACAAATCTTTAAGAACTGGAAAAGTTAACCCAAATATCTTAGATGGTGTTAGAGTTGATTATTACGGAACACCAACTGAATTAAGTCAAGTAGGTTCTGTTTTATCTCCTGATGCAACTACAATTGTAATTAACCCATGGGAAAAAAATCTTTTAGGTCCTATTGATAAAGCTCTTCAAGCTGCGAACATTGGTGTTAATCCAAATAATGATGGTGAAGTAATCAAATTATTTTTCCCTCCAATGACTGTTGATCAAAGACAAAATACTGCTAAACAAGCAAAAGTTATGACTGATAATGCAAAAGTTGCAATTAGAAATATTAGACAAAATTCTAATACAAAAGTAAAAAATCTTTTAAAAGATAAAGAAATTACTGATGATGAGAGTAAAAGAGCTCAAGATGAAATCCAAAAGATAACTGATTCTTATGTTGTTAAAGCTGATGAAACTTTAAAAGCAAAAGAAAAAGATATTTTAACGGTTTGA